A DNA window from Methylocystis heyeri contains the following coding sequences:
- a CDS encoding deoxyguanosinetriphosphate triphosphohydrolase — protein sequence MIEETPSRTRSAFQRDRDRILHSTAFRRLAHKTQVFVPLDGDHFRTRLTHTIEVGQIARALARALALDEDLAEAVALSHDLGHPPFGHAGEDALTVCMARYGGFDHNVQALRIVTKLERRYARYDGLDLTWETLEGLVKHNGPLLGPHARIDLPAYFAEVDAAFPLELDSFAGAEAQSAAIADDIAYNAHDIDDGLRAGLFSLEEIAAVPFVGALLEEVLTLYPGLERTRVIHELTRRVITRFVEDVIDEAQARLAALQPRTAADIRAAGRPMVAFSPTMAQAERGVKAFLFSNMYRHPRIMTVRDQARAAISWLFPAFLEQPGLMPQEWAALATASGEEARAARVVADYIAGMTDRYALNEYRRLSGRAVVL from the coding sequence ATGATCGAGGAGACCCCGTCCCGCACCCGCAGCGCATTCCAGCGCGACCGCGACCGCATCCTGCATTCGACCGCCTTTCGCAGGCTCGCGCACAAGACCCAGGTTTTCGTTCCGCTCGACGGCGATCATTTCCGCACCCGCCTCACCCATACCATCGAGGTCGGGCAGATCGCGCGCGCGCTCGCCCGCGCGCTGGCGCTGGACGAAGACCTCGCCGAGGCGGTGGCGCTTTCGCACGATCTCGGACACCCGCCTTTCGGTCATGCCGGGGAAGACGCGCTGACGGTCTGCATGGCCCGTTATGGCGGCTTCGACCACAATGTTCAGGCCTTGAGGATCGTCACCAAGCTGGAGCGCCGCTACGCCCGTTATGACGGCCTCGACCTGACCTGGGAGACGCTGGAGGGCCTCGTCAAGCACAACGGTCCCTTGCTCGGGCCGCATGCGCGGATCGATCTTCCCGCTTATTTCGCTGAAGTCGACGCCGCTTTTCCGCTGGAGCTCGATTCCTTCGCCGGCGCCGAGGCCCAGTCGGCGGCGATCGCGGACGACATCGCCTACAACGCCCACGACATCGACGACGGACTGCGCGCCGGGCTTTTCTCGCTGGAGGAGATCGCGGCGGTTCCCTTCGTCGGAGCGCTGTTGGAGGAAGTTCTGACGCTCTATCCGGGGCTCGAGCGGACCAGGGTCATTCACGAACTCACGCGCCGGGTCATCACCCGGTTCGTCGAAGACGTCATCGACGAGGCGCAGGCCAGATTGGCGGCTCTGCAGCCCCGGACCGCGGCGGACATCCGCGCGGCCGGGAGGCCCATGGTCGCCTTTTCGCCGACGATGGCGCAGGCCGAGCGCGGGGTGAAAGCCTTTCTTTTCAGCAATATGTATCGCCATCCGCGGATCATGACGGTTCGGGATCAGGCCCGCGCCGCCATATCCTGGCTCTTTCCCGCCTTTCTGGAACAGCCTGGGCTGATGCCCCAGGAATGGGCGGCTTTGGCTACTGCAAGCGGCGAGGAGGCGCGGGCGGCGCGCGTCGTCGCGGATTATATCGCGGGAATGACCGATCGTTACGCCCTCAACGAATATCGCCGTCTTTCGGGCAGGGCGGTGGTGCTCTGA
- the argS gene encoding arginine--tRNA ligase, with product MNIFHIFHARIADILARITASGRLPELDPSRFVVEPPKDAAMGDLACNAAMVFAKEAKLHFSNPRQLAVEIAMALAETEGVAQAEVAGPGFINIKLKPAVYWDVLRKVLEAPEDFGRVAKGRAGSLSGKVNVEYVSANPTGPMHVGHGRGAVFGDALANLLEFSGCEVTREYYINDAGAQVDVLARSAFLRYREALGETVTIPEGLYPGDYLKSVGEKIAAKYGRELLEKAESEWLPPVRDIAIDMMMDMIREDLAALGITHEVFFSERTLHEKANGVSEIDRQIEELRAAGLVYQGRLPPPKGQLPDDWEDREQTLFRSSGFGDDTDRPLKKSDGSNTYFAADIAYHKSKIDRGYTTLVDVWGADHGGYVKRMTAAVAALSDRKVVLDVKLCQLVKLMREGEPVKMSKRSGDFVTLRDVVDEVGVDPVRFMMLYRKNDAPLEFDLAKVLEQSKDNAVFYVQYAHARAKSVLRQALAAFPDLDASPAALLATPLELLEDESELGLARVVAQYPRLVEAAAAAHEPHRVAFYLYELASTFHAHWNRGKDRPQLRFVNAEERDSTSARVALVVCLACVLASGLRLLGVKAPDEMR from the coding sequence ATGAACATTTTTCACATCTTCCATGCCCGCATCGCCGACATCCTCGCCCGGATAACCGCTTCCGGCAGACTGCCCGAGCTCGATCCGTCGCGATTCGTGGTCGAGCCCCCCAAAGATGCGGCCATGGGAGACCTCGCCTGCAACGCCGCGATGGTTTTCGCCAAGGAGGCCAAGCTTCATTTCTCCAACCCGCGGCAGCTCGCGGTGGAGATCGCCATGGCGCTGGCGGAGACCGAGGGCGTGGCCCAGGCCGAGGTCGCGGGGCCGGGCTTCATCAATATCAAGCTCAAGCCCGCGGTTTACTGGGACGTGCTGCGCAAGGTCCTGGAGGCCCCGGAGGATTTCGGCCGCGTCGCGAAGGGCAGGGCGGGTTCTCTCTCCGGCAAGGTCAATGTGGAATATGTTTCCGCCAATCCGACCGGGCCGATGCATGTCGGCCATGGCCGCGGCGCGGTCTTCGGCGACGCCCTCGCCAATCTGCTGGAGTTTTCCGGCTGCGAGGTGACGCGCGAATATTACATCAACGACGCCGGCGCTCAGGTCGACGTGCTCGCCCGTTCGGCTTTTCTGCGCTACCGGGAAGCCCTGGGCGAGACCGTGACGATACCGGAAGGATTGTATCCGGGCGATTATTTGAAGTCGGTCGGCGAGAAAATCGCCGCGAAATACGGCCGCGAGCTGCTGGAGAAGGCCGAAAGCGAGTGGCTTCCGCCGGTGCGCGACATCGCCATCGACATGATGATGGACATGATCCGCGAGGATCTCGCCGCGCTCGGGATCACGCATGAGGTCTTCTTCTCCGAGCGGACCCTCCATGAAAAGGCCAACGGGGTTTCGGAAATCGATCGCCAGATCGAGGAGCTGCGCGCCGCGGGGCTCGTCTATCAGGGCCGTCTGCCGCCTCCGAAGGGCCAGTTGCCGGACGATTGGGAGGATCGCGAGCAGACCCTGTTCCGCTCCAGCGGCTTCGGCGACGACACCGACCGGCCGCTCAAAAAATCCGACGGCTCCAACACCTATTTCGCCGCCGACATCGCCTATCACAAATCCAAGATCGATCGCGGCTACACGACTCTGGTCGACGTCTGGGGCGCCGATCACGGCGGCTATGTGAAACGCATGACCGCCGCCGTCGCGGCCCTTTCCGACCGCAAGGTGGTTCTGGACGTGAAGCTCTGCCAGCTGGTCAAGCTGATGCGCGAGGGCGAGCCCGTCAAAATGTCGAAGCGCTCGGGCGATTTCGTCACCTTGCGCGACGTCGTCGACGAAGTCGGCGTCGATCCCGTGCGCTTCATGATGCTCTACCGCAAGAACGACGCGCCGCTCGAATTCGACCTCGCGAAGGTGCTGGAACAGTCCAAGGACAACGCGGTCTTTTATGTGCAATACGCCCACGCCCGCGCGAAATCCGTGCTGCGCCAGGCACTTGCGGCTTTTCCCGACCTCGACGCGAGCCCGGCCGCCCTGCTCGCCACGCCGCTCGAGTTGCTGGAGGACGAGAGCGAACTGGGCCTCGCGCGGGTCGTCGCGCAATATCCGAGGCTGGTCGAGGCGGCCGCTGCGGCGCATGAGCCGCATCGCGTGGCCTTCTACCTCTATGAACTGGCGAGCACGTTCCACGCTCATTGGAACCGCGGCAAAGATCGGCCACAATTACGGTTTGTTAATGCTGAAGAGAGAGATTCAACCAGCGCCCGCGTCGCGTTGGTTGTTTGTTTAGCCTGCGTGCTGGCGTCGGGTCTGAGGCTTCTGGGCGTGAAGGCGCCCGACGAAATGCGTTGA
- a CDS encoding SPOR domain-containing protein: MRESTNRGAAIDISDFERRLRGSEPAKNSPRDPLSELARLMHGEDQNRSSQRYDQIFAEEAPAPQQQSHYPEWRDEPAQADDSAFSAELRGGFADEHLPQQQEPLPYQQPYFGNETQRFEPNGAGQGQSHEEWPDDHAAYLDYGANGDGGHAAEAPRGERRLPKLRPWHAVAAIAVVAAGGIGWSFAHRGGVVGSREIATINAPDGPTKVRPEAEPEAKIDRPDATVLDRQEVAPVKQVVSHQEQPVDPKVEPRAVKLGAGAVDAPHEAPAAVGPEPKKVKTVSVRPDGSVITSGAVPPAVVKATGAPAREAAEKKNSATPKSAAKPTTTPHADAKALKPKLPQKAAAVDDGAAPAEAEAAPAEPPQKIEKGAFAVQFGAAATEEEAHALVSKVAGKYGSQLGGHKPTFKMAKVGDKTVYRVRVGGISKEAANAVCGKVKAGGGNCFVAGN, encoded by the coding sequence ATGCGCGAGTCAACAAACAGAGGCGCTGCGATCGACATCAGCGATTTCGAGCGGCGGCTGCGCGGTTCGGAACCCGCCAAGAACTCTCCCCGCGATCCCTTGAGCGAACTCGCGCGGCTGATGCACGGGGAAGACCAGAACCGCTCCAGCCAGCGTTACGACCAGATCTTCGCCGAGGAAGCGCCGGCGCCGCAGCAGCAGAGCCATTACCCGGAGTGGCGCGACGAGCCCGCTCAGGCCGACGACAGCGCTTTCAGCGCCGAGCTTCGCGGCGGCTTCGCCGACGAACATCTCCCGCAGCAGCAGGAGCCGCTCCCCTATCAGCAGCCTTATTTCGGGAACGAAACCCAGCGTTTCGAGCCCAACGGGGCCGGGCAGGGCCAATCCCATGAGGAATGGCCCGACGACCACGCCGCCTATCTCGACTATGGCGCGAACGGGGACGGCGGACATGCCGCCGAGGCGCCGCGGGGCGAAAGGCGCCTGCCGAAGCTGCGGCCATGGCACGCCGTGGCCGCCATCGCGGTGGTCGCCGCCGGGGGAATCGGCTGGTCCTTCGCCCATCGCGGCGGAGTGGTCGGATCGCGCGAGATCGCCACCATCAACGCGCCGGATGGCCCGACCAAGGTTAGACCGGAAGCGGAGCCGGAGGCGAAAATCGACCGGCCCGACGCGACCGTGCTCGATCGGCAGGAGGTCGCCCCGGTGAAACAGGTCGTTTCCCATCAGGAGCAGCCCGTCGATCCCAAGGTCGAGCCGCGGGCGGTCAAGCTCGGCGCCGGCGCCGTCGACGCGCCGCACGAGGCCCCGGCCGCTGTCGGTCCAGAGCCCAAGAAGGTGAAAACGGTTTCCGTCCGTCCGGACGGCAGCGTCATCACCAGCGGCGCCGTGCCGCCGGCGGTGGTCAAGGCCACCGGCGCGCCCGCCAGGGAAGCCGCCGAAAAGAAGAATTCCGCCACCCCGAAAAGCGCGGCCAAACCGACGACCACCCCGCACGCGGACGCCAAGGCGCTCAAGCCGAAGCTGCCGCAGAAGGCCGCCGCGGTCGATGACGGCGCCGCGCCGGCGGAGGCGGAGGCCGCGCCCGCCGAGCCGCCCCAGAAGATCGAAAAAGGCGCGTTCGCCGTGCAGTTCGGCGCCGCCGCCACCGAGGAAGAAGCTCACGCTCTGGTCTCGAAAGTCGCCGGCAAATACGGCTCGCAGCTCGGCGGCCACAAGCCGACCTTCAAAATGGCCAAGGTGGGCGACAAGACGGTCTATCGCGTGCGCGTCGGCGGCATCAGCAAAGAGGCCGCGAACGCCGTCTGCGGCAAGGTCAAGGCCGGCGGCGGCAATTGCTTCGTCGCAGGAAACTGA
- the nagZ gene encoding beta-N-acetylhexosaminidase, which translates to MTRAFICGVLGVSLTAEERAFLREALPWGVILFKRNIGDPGEVRALTDSIREATGDARTPILVDQEGGRVQRLAAPHWRKYPCAATFEKLASSTGSAERLAWLGARVMAHDLREVGINVDCLPVLDAPQEGSHGVIGDRAYSRDPDIVARIGRAAAEGLLAGGVLPVMKHIPGHGRARADSHFELPVVDAPREELERVDFPPFAANADLPMAMTAHVVYEALDPERPATLSRTVIEGTIRGALGFEGLLMTDDLSMRALKGAFRTRAESAIAAGCDVVLHCNGDLAEARPVAEGAPELAGRAFERAEAALSRLLQAPDAFNAVDGARELDAALAMTA; encoded by the coding sequence ATGACCCGCGCTTTCATCTGTGGCGTGCTCGGCGTTTCGCTGACGGCGGAAGAGCGCGCCTTCCTGCGCGAGGCGCTGCCCTGGGGCGTGATCCTCTTCAAGCGCAACATCGGCGATCCCGGCGAGGTTCGGGCGCTGACCGATTCCATCCGCGAAGCGACCGGCGACGCGCGCACGCCCATTCTCGTCGATCAGGAAGGCGGGCGCGTCCAGAGGCTGGCGGCGCCGCACTGGCGCAAATACCCTTGCGCCGCGACTTTCGAGAAGCTCGCGTCTTCGACCGGGAGCGCGGAACGGCTCGCCTGGCTCGGCGCCCGCGTCATGGCCCATGACCTTCGCGAAGTCGGGATAAATGTGGATTGCCTGCCGGTGCTCGACGCGCCGCAGGAGGGTTCGCACGGCGTCATCGGCGACCGCGCCTACAGCCGAGACCCCGACATCGTGGCCCGCATCGGCCGCGCGGCGGCCGAGGGTCTTCTCGCCGGCGGAGTCCTGCCGGTCATGAAGCATATTCCCGGACATGGCCGTGCGCGCGCCGACAGCCATTTTGAGCTGCCGGTGGTGGACGCTCCGCGCGAGGAACTGGAGCGGGTGGATTTCCCGCCTTTCGCCGCCAACGCCGACCTGCCCATGGCCATGACGGCCCATGTCGTCTATGAGGCGCTGGATCCCGAGCGCCCGGCGACGCTGTCCAGGACCGTCATTGAAGGAACCATCAGGGGCGCTCTCGGCTTCGAGGGCCTGCTCATGACCGACGACCTTTCCATGAGGGCGCTCAAGGGCGCTTTCCGCACCCGCGCGGAAAGCGCGATCGCGGCCGGCTGCGACGTCGTTCTCCATTGCAACGGCGATCTTGCGGAGGCCCGGCCCGTGGCCGAGGGCGCTCCCGAGCTGGCCGGGCGGGCGTTCGAACGCGCCGAAGCGGCGCTGTCCCGGCTTTTGCAGGCGCCGGACGCGTTTAATGCTGTGGATGGCGCGCGCGAACTCGACGCCGCCCTTGCGATGACCGCCTAA
- a CDS encoding segregation and condensation protein A produces the protein MARQLALEPTENSERGASEPAFVVDVDGFEGPLDLLLELARRQKVDLARISILALAEQYLAFVEAARRVRLELAADYLVMAAWLAYLKSRLLLPEQPKGEEPSAADLAAALADRLRRLEAIRRAADKLTDRARLGRDMFLRGAAEGIETRSRTNYRANLFDLLSAYARQRQKNAISRVTLRQRAVWSLAEAREALERLAGAAVEWTVLDDYLLQYCVDLPTARTVRASAFSASLEMVREGRFDLRQDRPFSTIWLRRRESTSAEAVSFDFGP, from the coding sequence ATGGCGCGGCAACTGGCCTTGGAACCCACAGAGAACTCGGAACGCGGAGCGAGCGAGCCCGCCTTCGTGGTCGACGTCGATGGTTTCGAAGGCCCCCTCGACCTTCTGCTGGAACTCGCCCGCCGACAAAAGGTCGACCTCGCCCGGATTTCCATCCTTGCGCTGGCGGAGCAATATCTCGCTTTCGTCGAGGCTGCGCGGCGGGTCCGGCTCGAACTCGCGGCAGATTATCTGGTGATGGCGGCCTGGCTCGCCTATCTCAAATCGCGCCTTTTGCTGCCTGAGCAGCCCAAAGGCGAAGAGCCCTCGGCCGCAGACCTCGCCGCCGCACTGGCCGATCGCCTGCGCCGCCTGGAGGCGATAAGACGCGCCGCCGACAAGCTCACCGACAGGGCGCGGCTGGGCCGGGACATGTTTTTGCGTGGGGCGGCCGAAGGGATCGAAACCCGGTCGCGCACCAACTACCGGGCCAATCTGTTCGATCTGCTCTCGGCCTACGCCCGCCAGAGGCAGAAGAACGCCATCTCCAGGGTGACCTTGCGCCAGCGGGCGGTGTGGTCGCTCGCCGAAGCGCGCGAGGCTCTGGAGCGCCTCGCCGGCGCCGCGGTGGAGTGGACGGTTCTGGACGATTACCTGCTTCAATATTGCGTCGATTTGCCGACCGCACGGACCGTGCGGGCCTCGGCCTTTTCGGCCTCGCTGGAAATGGTGCGGGAAGGCAGGTTCGACCTGCGGCAGGATCGGCCTTTCTCGACCATCTGGCTGCGGCGGCGGGAATCAACGTCGGCCGAAGCGGTTTCGTTCGATTTTGGACCGTGA
- the scpB gene encoding SMC-Scp complex subunit ScpB, producing MAQVAKKVELFDENNDEAIARAQAALREAVRIAEALLFAASEPLDESEIAERLPKEVQVREALERLREDYASRGVNLARAGKKWFFRTATDLSWLLARQQVEEKKLSRAALETLAIVAYHQPVTRAEIEEIRGVAISKGTLDVLLETGWVRLRGRRKAPGRPITYGTTEAFLMHFGLEQIGDLPGLDELKGAGLFDGRLPKDFRVPQPSDDQALTEDEEPLEEDAPALLEMEFEGEPDAPEPADGEEDYDRDEIRH from the coding sequence TTGGCGCAGGTTGCGAAAAAGGTCGAGCTGTTTGACGAGAACAACGACGAGGCGATCGCCCGCGCGCAGGCGGCCCTGCGCGAAGCGGTGAGAATCGCCGAAGCCTTGCTCTTCGCCGCCAGCGAGCCTCTCGACGAATCCGAGATCGCAGAACGCTTGCCCAAGGAAGTTCAGGTCAGGGAAGCGCTGGAGCGGCTGCGGGAGGATTATGCCTCTCGGGGCGTCAATCTCGCTCGCGCCGGCAAAAAATGGTTCTTTCGAACCGCGACCGACCTCTCCTGGCTGCTCGCCCGCCAACAGGTCGAAGAGAAGAAGCTTTCTCGCGCAGCGCTCGAAACCCTGGCGATCGTCGCCTATCACCAGCCCGTCACCAGGGCGGAAATCGAAGAGATCCGCGGCGTCGCCATATCCAAGGGCACGCTGGACGTGCTGCTGGAGACCGGCTGGGTCCGCCTGCGCGGACGGCGAAAGGCCCCCGGCCGGCCCATCACTTACGGTACGACGGAGGCCTTCCTGATGCACTTCGGACTGGAGCAGATCGGCGATCTGCCCGGGCTCGACGAGCTCAAGGGGGCAGGGTTGTTCGACGGCCGCCTGCCCAAGGACTTCCGGGTTCCGCAACCCAGCGACGACCAGGCTCTGACCGAGGACGAGGAGCCGCTGGAGGAAGACGCGCCCGCTTTGCTTGAAATGGAGTTCGAGGGAGAGCCGGACGCTCCGGAGCCGGCGGACGGCGAGGAAGATTACGACCGCGACGAGATCCGGCATTAA
- a CDS encoding LysR family transcriptional regulator yields MAELRNFDLNLLVAFKALMEEGSVSRAAERMCISQSAMSHVLQRLRQQLDDPVLVRTPKGMTPTQRALSLNGPICALLNDIERVIQPPEEFAPATSQKRFVIAASDYVEFTLLPPLIEKLGRQAPNVEILVKQLNGKIPESEINDADIDVAIGFDAVLDPPSYLEKEELFSEKIISVVRKGHPEFPDEEMSLDQFLSARHMLMSRRTSGTGLIDDWLEQRGLSRKISLIVPNFLAAPWIVARTDLVLSLPARIGECLARVAPLKIYQLPISLPEYKLTMVWHSAQKKEPAHAWFRRQIMDVCGEIVDCSATEAEGETTRL; encoded by the coding sequence ATGGCGGAACTGAGAAACTTCGATCTCAATCTCCTTGTCGCGTTCAAGGCGCTGATGGAGGAAGGGAGCGTTTCGCGAGCGGCCGAAAGAATGTGCATCAGCCAATCGGCGATGAGTCACGTTCTTCAGCGTCTGCGGCAACAGCTCGACGACCCTGTTCTGGTGAGAACTCCCAAAGGCATGACGCCGACCCAGCGCGCGCTGTCCTTGAATGGTCCGATCTGCGCGTTGCTCAACGATATCGAGCGCGTCATTCAGCCGCCCGAGGAGTTCGCTCCCGCCACGAGCCAGAAACGATTCGTCATCGCCGCGAGCGATTACGTGGAGTTTACGCTGCTGCCGCCTTTGATCGAGAAGCTCGGCAGGCAGGCTCCCAATGTCGAAATTCTCGTCAAGCAGCTCAACGGAAAAATACCCGAAAGCGAAATCAACGACGCCGACATAGACGTCGCGATCGGATTCGACGCCGTGCTGGACCCGCCGTCCTATTTGGAAAAGGAAGAATTGTTCAGCGAGAAAATAATAAGCGTCGTGAGGAAGGGCCATCCCGAGTTTCCCGACGAAGAAATGTCGCTCGATCAGTTCCTGTCGGCGAGGCATATGCTCATGTCGCGGCGCACTTCCGGCACCGGCCTCATCGACGATTGGCTCGAGCAGCGCGGCCTATCCCGCAAGATTTCTCTCATCGTGCCGAACTTCCTGGCCGCGCCCTGGATCGTGGCGCGCACCGATCTCGTTCTATCCTTGCCGGCGAGGATCGGAGAGTGTCTCGCCCGCGTGGCGCCCTTGAAAATATATCAGCTGCCGATTTCCCTGCCGGAATACAAGCTCACCATGGTCTGGCATTCGGCCCAGAAGAAAGAACCGGCGCATGCCTGGTTTCGTCGGCAGATCATGGATGTTTGCGGCGAGATTGTCGATTGTTCCGCAACAGAGGCGGAAGGGGAGACTACTCGACTATGA